In Catenulispora sp. MAP5-51, the genomic stretch AGGCACCTCACACTCGCTCTCTCATCTCACCATGGAGGTCACGCGTAGACGCCGAACTCGTAGAGCGAGTAGCCGTACGTGGTCCCGCGTGCCGTGCCGTACATGCGTACATAGCGACCGGTCCCCGACACGTCGAACGTCTCGACGCCTCCGGCTCCGGTCGTGGTGCTGTACACGGTGGTCCAGTTCGTCCCGTCGTTCGACACCTGGATCTGGTACGCCTTCGCGTACGCCGACTCCCAGCCCAGCTGGATGTGCTTGATCGCGGTGCTCTGGCCGAGGTCGACCTGGATCCACTGCGGGTCGCTCCAGTCACTGGCCCAGCGCGTGGTCCAGTTCCCGTCGGTGGCGTTGCCCGCGACGTAGGTCAGTCCGTTGGCCGCGGCCTGGAACGAGGAGGCCGTGGTCGGCTTGCCCAGCGCCACGTTCGTGCCGGCGACGGGAGGCGCGACCACGCGGAACGACTCGGACTGGATGCCGACACCGCCGTGCTGGTCGTAGACGTACACGTACACCTTCCACACGCCGAGCGTCTGCGGCGCGGTGATGGTGAACGCCCCGGGACCGGTCTGGGTGTAGCTGGACGGGGACTGCAACGGGGTGTTGCCGTTCACGTACTTGCTCGACAGCGCCACGTTGTAGCTCAGCGCGTCCCCGGTCGGGTTGTTCGCCCCGACGTTCATGGTGAACTGGCCGCCGGCCGGCACGCTGGCGGTGTTGCTCAGGGTCATCGAGGTGATCTCCGGGGGCGTGTTCGTCTGTGCCTGGCCGGTGAAGGCCTGCTTGACCGCGTAGTACGACAGCCGCCGCCAGCCGCCGGTGAGCAGGTTGAACCAGACGCCGCCGAAGTCGTTCTCGACGCCGTAGTTGAACAGCGTCCCGCCGAAGGAGACCCCCGGGTGCCCGGCGATGCAGTTCCACGCGCTGGTGTAGCCGTCGCGCTGCTGCTGGTCGGTGGGCTCGTTGGGCACGCCGTTGGCGTCGTTGGGCACCTCCCACTCGCCGGGGTCGCCGGACTCGGTGACGATGTACGGCTTGGTGTACCCGCCGTTGACCCAGTCGGTGTTCACGTTGCACACCGAGCCGTAGGAGTTCACGGCCAGCAGGTCCAGGCTCGGCGTGTACTGCTTGTAGTACGGCCAGGCGCCGGTCCAGGCGTCCGTCGAGGTGACCGGGTGGTTGGGGTCGATGGCGTGGATCGCCTCGGTGACCTGCTCCACGTACTGCGCGTAGGCGACGCGCTCCTGTTCGACCGTGGCGCCGTTGGGATAGGTGTAGTTCTGCGAGGTGAGGATGACCTCGTTCCCCACGTCCCACATCAGCGTTGCTGGATGGTCCTTGTATTGCGTGACGAACTGTTTGATGGAGTTCAGGGTGTTGGTCTTGTAGGTCGTGTCGTTGAGATAGTCAGCTCCCTGATTCAGCCAGAAGCCGTTGATGACCTTTATGCCCCGGGCCGCGGCCGCGTCCAGCAGCGGTTGGGAGGTGGCGTCGGTGCCCCAAGTCCGGATGGTGTTGACCCCCATCGACGCGGCGTCGGCCAGGTAGCCGTCGCCGGCCTGGTTGCCCGGACCCCAGGTGACACCCTTGACCTGGTACGGCGCGCCGTTCACGGTCAGCGCCCAGTTCCCCTGGCTGCCGGTGACCTTCACGACGTTGGACCCGGTCGCCGCAGGTGGCGGCTGCAGCGGCGTCGGGGCCGGGCCGGTGGTGGTGTAGACGGCGACCGGTCCGACGCTCAGCGTGCCGCCGGAGGTGGTCGCCGCGGTCGGGGACGTGCAGCCGCAGTCGACGTTCGGCCAGGAGCCGCCGACCGCCAGGTCCAGGATCAGGAAGAAGCCGTGGTCCACGGCGTTCTGCCAGGTGGTCACCCCGACCTGGCTCTCGCTGACGGTCCAGGTGACCTGGCCGTCGACCGAGAAGCGGATCTGCTCGTCGGACTTCGTGCGGTCGATGACCTCGGTGTAGGTGTGGTAGCTGCTCAGGCAGGCGGTGCAGGTTCGCAGACCGCTGCCACGGCCGCTGTACTCGTTGCACGGACCGTTCGGCGCGACGCCGCAGTGCAGGCCCGACGACGTGGTCGAATGACCGTTGACGTTCTCCATGATGTCGGTCTCGCCGATGGCCGGCCAGGTGCCCGCGCCGGTGCGCGAACCGCTGCCGAGGGCCCAGAACGCGGGCCAGTAGCCGGCCGGGTCGGCGACGTTCGGCTGCTTGATGTTCGCGGTGACCTCCAGCATGCCGCCGGCGGGCGCCGCGAAGTCAGAGCGTTGTGTCTCCAGACGGCCCGACGTCCAGTTCCCCGAGCTGTCCTCGAGAGCTGTGATGTTCAGGTGGCCGCTGCCGTCCACGGAAACGTTTGCGGTCGACGACGACGCGGACTCCACCTCACCGGTGCCCCAGTCCGCCGGACCGCCCGCGGAGTTGTGGCCGGTGTCCTCGATCCAGTTGGCCGAGGAGGGGGCGGTGCCGGAGGTGCCACCGAAGGTGTCCTGCCAGACCAGGTTCCAGTTCGGCGGCGGCGGGGTGCTGCTGCCTCCGCCGTAGACGCTGAACTCCCAGAGCGAGTAGCCGTAGCCGGTGTTGCGCGCGGTGCCGTACATCCGGATGTAGCGACCGGAGCCGGACACGTTCAGCGTCTCGGTGCCACCGGGGCCGGTGGTCGTGGAGTAGATCGTGGTCCAGTTCGCGGCGTCGTTCGAGGTCTGGATCTGGTAGGCCTTGCCGGACGCGGTCTCCCAGTTC encodes the following:
- a CDS encoding discoidin domain-containing protein, whose amino-acid sequence is MIPARRSSRRSRSSALLLVLAMMLAVLSVPSLGAGRARAAGCDTGTNLALNKTATASSLEGAGYAASAAVDGNTGTRWASQWSDPQWLQVDLGSTQNICEVVLNWETASGKAYQIQTSNDAANWTTIYSTTTGPGGTETLNVSGSGRYIRMYGTARNTGYGYSLWEFSVYGGGSSTPPPPNWNLVWQDTFGGTSGTAPSSANWIEDTGHNSAGGPADWGTGEVESASSSTANVSVDGSGHLNITALEDSSGNWTSGRLETQRSDFAAPAGGMLEVTANIKQPNVADPAGYWPAFWALGSGSRTGAGTWPAIGETDIMENVNGHSTTSSGLHCGVAPNGPCNEYSGRGSGLRTCTACLSSYHTYTEVIDRTKSDEQIRFSVDGQVTWTVSESQVGVTTWQNAVDHGFFLILDLAVGGSWPNVDCGCTSPTAATTSGGTLSVGPVAVYTTTGPAPTPLQPPPAATGSNVVKVTGSQGNWALTVNGAPYQVKGVTWGPGNQAGDGYLADAASMGVNTIRTWGTDATSQPLLDAAAARGIKVINGFWLNQGADYLNDTTYKTNTLNSIKQFVTQYKDHPATLMWDVGNEVILTSQNYTYPNGATVEQERVAYAQYVEQVTEAIHAIDPNHPVTSTDAWTGAWPYYKQYTPSLDLLAVNSYGSVCNVNTDWVNGGYTKPYIVTESGDPGEWEVPNDANGVPNEPTDQQQRDGYTSAWNCIAGHPGVSFGGTLFNYGVENDFGGVWFNLLTGGWRRLSYYAVKQAFTGQAQTNTPPEITSMTLSNTASVPAGGQFTMNVGANNPTGDALSYNVALSSKYVNGNTPLQSPSSYTQTGPGAFTITAPQTLGVWKVYVYVYDQHGGVGIQSESFRVVAPPVAGTNVALGKPTTASSFQAAANGLTYVAGNATDGNWTTRWASDWSDPQWIQVDLGQSTAIKHIQLGWESAYAKAYQIQVSNDGTNWTTVYSTTTGAGGVETFDVSGTGRYVRMYGTARGTTYGYSLYEFGVYA